The following coding sequences lie in one Mus musculus strain C57BL/6J chromosome 11, GRCm38.p6 C57BL/6J genomic window:
- the Camta2 gene encoding calmodulin-binding transcription activator 2 isoform 4 (isoform 4 is encoded by transcript variant 4), producing MNTKDTTEVAENSHHLKIFLPKKLLECLPRCPLLPPERLRWNTNEEIASYLITFEKHDEWLSCAPKTRPQNGSIILYNRKKVKYRKDGYLWKKRKDGKTTREDHMKLKVQGMENPDIVLVHYLNVPALEDCGKGCSPIFCSISSDRREWLKWSREELLGQLKPMFHGIKWSCGNGAEEFSVEQLVQQILDTHPTKPAPRTHACLCSGGLGSGSLTHKCSSTKHRIISPKVEPRALALASISHSKPPEPPPLIAPLPPELPKAHTSPSSSSSSSSSSGFAEPLEIRPSPPTSRGGSSRGGTAILLLTGLEQRAGGLTPTRHLAPQAEPRPPVSLAVVVGSEPSAPPAPPSPAFDPDRFLNSPQRGQTYGGGQGVNPDFPEAEGTHTPCPALEPAAALEPQAAARGLAPQLGANGRRGNKFFIQDDDSGEELKGPGTVPPVPSSPPSSPSSPTALPPSGRATRGEALFGGSAGSSSELEPFSLSSFPDLMGELISDEAPGVPAPAPQLSPALNAITDFSPEWSYPEGGVKVLITGPWTEAAEHYSCVFDHIAVPASLVQPGVLRCYCPAHEVGLVSLQVAGREGPLSASVLFEYRARRFLSLPSTQLDWLSLDDSQFRMSILERLEQMEKRMAEIAAAGQAPGQGPEAPPIQDEGQGPGFEARVVVLVESMIPRSTWRGPERLIHGSPFRGMSLLHLAAAQGYARLIETLSQWRSVETGSLDLEQEVDPLNVDHFSCTPLMWACALGHLEAAVLLFCWNRQALSIPDSLGRLPLSVAHSRGHVRLARCLEELQRQELSVEHPLALSPPSSSPDTGLSSASSPSELSDGTFSVTSAYSSAPDGSPPPAPPLASDISMEMIPGQLSCGAPETPLLLMDYEATNSKEPAPSPCGPPLAQDNGAAPEDADSPPAVDVIPVDMISLAKQIIDATPERIKREDFSEFPDAGASPREHTGTVGLSETMSWLASYLENVDHFPSSAPPSELPFERGRLAIPPAPSWAEFLSASTSGKMESDFALLTLSDHEQRELYEAARVIQTAFRKYKGRRLKEQQEVAAAVIQRCYRKYKQFALYKKMTQAAILIQSKFRSYYEQKRFQQSRRAAVLIQQHYRSYRRRPGPPHRPSGPLPARNKGTFLTKKQDQAARKIMRFLRRCRHRMRELKQNQELEGLPQPGLAT from the exons GAGATTGCATCCTACCTGATCACCTTTGAGAAACACGATGAGTGGCTGTCTTGTGCCCCAAAGACAAG GCCTCAGAATGGCTCCATTATCCTCTACAATCGTAAGAAGGTGAAATACCGGAAGGATGGTTACCTTTGGAAGAAACGGAAGGATGGGAAGACTACCCGAgaggaccacatgaaactcaaggtcCAGGGCATGGAG AACCCCGACATCGTCCTTGTGCACTACCTGAACGTCCCAGCCCTGGAGGATTGTGGAAAGGGCTGTAGCCCCATCTTTTGTTCCATCAGTAGCGACCGTCGAGAATGGCTGAAGTGGTCACGTGAGGAGCTCTTGGGACAGCTGAAGCCCATGT TTCATGGCATCAAGTGGAGCTGtgggaatggggcagaggaaTTCTCCGTGGAACAGTTGGTGCAACAGATCTTGGACACCCACCCAACCAAGCCAGCACCCAGAACTCATGCTTGTCTCTGCAGTGGGGGCCTTG GTTCCGGGAGCCTTACCCACAAATGCAGTAGCACGAAACACCGCATCATCTCTCCCAAAGTGGAGCCCCGAGCTTTAGCCCTGGCTTCTATATCCCACTCCAAGCCCCCCGAACCCCCACCACTGATAGCTCCACTTCCTCCAGAGCTCCCCAAGGCACACacctccccatcttcctcctcttcttcctcctcctcctcaggatTTGCAGAACCCCTAGAAATCAGGCCTAGCCCTCCTACCTCTCGAGGGGGTTCATCAAGAGGAGGCACTGCTATCCTCCTCCTAACAGGACTAGAGCAGCGCGCTGGGGGCCTGACACCCACCAGGCACTTGGCTCCGCAGGCTGAGCCTAGACCTCCTGTGAGCTTGGCCGTGGTTGTAGGTTCTGAGCCTTCTGCCCCACCGGCTCCTCCCAGCCCTGCCTTTGACCCTGATCGTTTTCTCAACAGCCCCCAAAGGGGCCAGACATACGGAGGGGGCCAAGGAGTAAACCCAGACTTCCCCGAGGCAGAGGGCACTCACACTCCCTGTCCTGCCCTGGAACCTGCAGCTGCCCTGGAGCCCCAGGCGGCTGCTCGAGGTCTCGCTCCACAGTTGGGAGCAAACGGGAGAAGAGGAAACAAATTCTTTATCCAAGATGATGATAGTGGGGAGGAACTCAAGGGTCCGGGAACGGTGCCGCCGGTACCTTCATCCCCTCCTTCATCCCCGTCCTCCCCAACCGCCTTGCCGCCATCAGGCAGGGCAACGAGAGGAGAAGCCTTGTTCGGAGGCTCTGCTGGCAGCAGCAGCGAGCTCGAGCCCTTCAGTCTTTCGTCATTCCCAGACCTCATGGGAGAACTCATCAGTGATGAAGCTCCAGGtgtccctgcccccgccccccagctcTCTCCTGCGCTAAATGCCATCACAGACTTCTCCCCAGAGTGGTCCTACCCAGAG GGCGGGGTCAAGGTGCTCATCACAGGCCCTTGGACAGAGGCCGCAGAGCATTACTCCTGTGTCTTCGATCACATCGCAGTGCCAGCCTCCCTGGTCCAGCCTGGTGTCTTACGCTGCTACTGTCCTG CCCATGAGGTAGGGCTGGTGTCTTTGCAGGTGGCGGGGCGAGAGggccccctctctgcctctgtgctctTTGAGTATCGAGCCCGCCGGTTCCTGTCTCTGCCTAGTACACAGCTCGACTGGTTGTCACTGGATG ACAGCCAGTTCCGGATGTCCATCCTGGAGCGGCTGGAGCAGATGGAGAAGCGGATGGCAGAGATTGCGGCAGCTGGGCAGGCTCCTGGTCAGGGCCCAGAGGCTCCTCCAATTCAG GATGAAGGCCAGGGCCCTGGCTTCGAGGCACGGGTGGTGGTCTTGGTAGAGAGCATGATCCCGCGGTCCACTTGGAGGGGTCCTGAACGGCTGATCCATGGAAGTCCCTTCCGGGGCATGAGCCTCCTACATCTGGCTGCTGCACAGGGCTACGCTCGGCTCATCGAGACTCTGAGCCAGTGGAG GAGTGTGGAAACAGGAAGCTTGGACTTAGAGCAAGAGGTTGACCCGCTCAATGTGGACCATTTCTCTTGCACCCCTCTG ATGTGGGCCTGTGCTCTGGGACACTTAGAAGCTGCTGTGCTTCTTTTCTGTTGGAACCGACAAGCACTGAGCATTCCGGACTCTCTGGGCCGACTCCCCCTGTCTGTGGCTCATTCTCGTGGTCACGTGCGCCTTGCCCGCTGCCTTGAGGAACTGCAGAGACAGGAGCTTTCAGTTGAGCACCCACTCGCTCTATCCCCACCATCCTCTAGCCCAGACACTG GCCTGAGCAGCGCCTCGTCACCCTCCGAGCTGTCAGATGGCACTTTCTCTGTGACATCAGCCTACTCAAGTGCCCCAGATGGCagtcctccccctgctcctccgcTGGCCTCTGACATTTCTATGGAGATGATCCCAGGCCAGCTTTCTTGTGGTGCCCCTGAGACACCCTTACTCCTCATGGACTATGAAGCCACTAACTCCAAAGAACCTGCTCCCTCCCCGTGCGGCCCCCCACTAGCCCAGGACAATGGGGCTGCTCCAGAGGATGCTGACAGCCCACCAGCTGTGGATGTGATCCCG GTGGACATGATCTCACTGGCCAAGCAGATCATCGACGCCACACCAGAGCGGATTAAACGAGAGGACTTCTCAGAGTTCCCTGACGCTGGAGCCTCACCACGGGAGCACACAGGCACCGTGGGGCTCAGTGAGACCATGTCCTGGCTGGCCAGTTACCTGGAGAATGTGGATCATTTCCCCAGCTCAGCTCCTCCCAG TGAGCTGCCCTTTGAACGAGGTCGCCTCGCTATCCCCCCTGCACCTTCCTGGGCAGAGTTCCTCTCTGCATCTACCAGTGGCAAGATGGAAAGTGATTTTGCCCTGCTGACTCTCTCAGATCACGAGCAGCGGGAGCTGTATGAGGCAGCACGAGTCATCCAGACAGCTTTCCGAAAGTACAAG GGTCGGAGGCTGAAGGAGCAGCAGGAGGTAGCCGCAGCGGTGATCCAACGTTGTTATCGGAAGTACAAGCAG TTTGCACTCTATAAGAAAATGACTCAGGCGGCCATCCTGATTCAGAGCAAGTTCCGAAGCTACTATGAACAGAAGCGGTTTCAGCAGAGCCGCCGAGCAGCGGTGCTTATCCAGCAGCACTACCGCTCCTACCGCCGCAGGCCGGGGCCTCCTCACCGGCCCTCAGGCCCCCTTCCTGCTCGAAACAA GGGCACCTTTCTCACCAAGAAGCAAGACCAGGCAGCCCGGAAAATAATGAGGTTCCTGCGGCGCTGCCGACACAG AATgagggaactgaagcagaaccaGGAGCTGGAGGGGCTGCCCCAGCCAGGACTGGCCACCTGA
- the Camta2 gene encoding calmodulin-binding transcription activator 2 isoform X5 yields MGFHPLSIPGHLAEPAQRASSSSHLFLKRAEAQAGARAVEGICTDSPSPRPLRPGVTWPPGTFTMNTKDTTEVAENSHHLKIFLPKKLLECLPRCPLLPPERLRWNTNEEIASYLITFEKHDEWLSCAPKTRPQNGSIILYNRKKVKYRKDGYLWKKRKDGKTTREDHMKLKVQGMENPDIVLVHYLNVPALEDCGKGCSPIFCSISSDRREWLKWSREELLGQLKPMFHGIKWSCGNGAEEFSVEQLVQQILDTHPTKPAPRTHACLCSGGLGSGSLTHKCSSTKHRIISPKVEPRALALASISHSKPPEPPPLIAPLPPELPKAHTSPSSSSSSSSSSGFAEPLEIRPSPPTSRGGSSRGGTAILLLTGLEQRAGGLTPTRHLAPQAEPRPPVSLAVVVGSEPSAPPAPPSPAFDPDRFLNSPQRGQTYGGGQGVNPDFPEAEGTHTPCPALEPAAALEPQAAARGLAPQLGANGRRGNKFFIQDDDSGEELKGPGTVPPVPSSPPSSPSSPTALPPSGRATRGEALFGGSAGSSSELEPFSLSSFPDLMGELISDEAPGVPAPAPQLSPALNAITDFSPEWSYPEGGVKVLITGPWTEAAEHYSCVFDHIAVPASLVQPGVLRCYCPAHEVGLVSLQVAGREGPLSASVLFEYRARRFLSLPSTQLDWLSLDDSQFRMSILERLEQMEKRMAEIAAAGQAPGQGPEAPPIQDEGQGPGFEARVVVLVESMIPRSTWRGPERLIHGSPFRGMSLLHLAAAQGYARLIETLSQWRSVETGSLDLEQEVDPLNVDHFSCTPLMWACALGHLEAAVLLFCWNRQALSIPDSLGRLPLSVAHSRGHVRLARCLEELQRQELSVEHPLALSPPSSSPDTGLSSASSPSELSDGTFSVTSAYSSAPDGSPPPAPPLASDISMEMIPGQLSCGAPETPLLLMDYEATNSKEPAPSPCGPPLAQDNGAAPEDADSPPAVDVIPVDMISLAKQIIDATPERIKREDFSEFPDAGASPREHTGTVGLSETMSWLASYLENVDHFPSSAPPSELPFERGRLAIPPAPSWAEFLSASTSGKMESDFALLTLSDHEQRELYEAARVIQTAFRKYKGRRLKEQQEVAAAVIQRCYRKYKQFALYKKMTQAAILIQSKFRSYYEQKRFQQSRRAAVLIQQHYRSYRRRPGPPHRPSGPLPARNKGTFLTKKQDQAARKIMRFLRRCRHRMRELKQNQELEGLPQPGLAT; encoded by the exons GAGATTGCATCCTACCTGATCACCTTTGAGAAACACGATGAGTGGCTGTCTTGTGCCCCAAAGACAAG GCCTCAGAATGGCTCCATTATCCTCTACAATCGTAAGAAGGTGAAATACCGGAAGGATGGTTACCTTTGGAAGAAACGGAAGGATGGGAAGACTACCCGAgaggaccacatgaaactcaaggtcCAGGGCATGGAG AACCCCGACATCGTCCTTGTGCACTACCTGAACGTCCCAGCCCTGGAGGATTGTGGAAAGGGCTGTAGCCCCATCTTTTGTTCCATCAGTAGCGACCGTCGAGAATGGCTGAAGTGGTCACGTGAGGAGCTCTTGGGACAGCTGAAGCCCATGT TTCATGGCATCAAGTGGAGCTGtgggaatggggcagaggaaTTCTCCGTGGAACAGTTGGTGCAACAGATCTTGGACACCCACCCAACCAAGCCAGCACCCAGAACTCATGCTTGTCTCTGCAGTGGGGGCCTTG GTTCCGGGAGCCTTACCCACAAATGCAGTAGCACGAAACACCGCATCATCTCTCCCAAAGTGGAGCCCCGAGCTTTAGCCCTGGCTTCTATATCCCACTCCAAGCCCCCCGAACCCCCACCACTGATAGCTCCACTTCCTCCAGAGCTCCCCAAGGCACACacctccccatcttcctcctcttcttcctcctcctcctcaggatTTGCAGAACCCCTAGAAATCAGGCCTAGCCCTCCTACCTCTCGAGGGGGTTCATCAAGAGGAGGCACTGCTATCCTCCTCCTAACAGGACTAGAGCAGCGCGCTGGGGGCCTGACACCCACCAGGCACTTGGCTCCGCAGGCTGAGCCTAGACCTCCTGTGAGCTTGGCCGTGGTTGTAGGTTCTGAGCCTTCTGCCCCACCGGCTCCTCCCAGCCCTGCCTTTGACCCTGATCGTTTTCTCAACAGCCCCCAAAGGGGCCAGACATACGGAGGGGGCCAAGGAGTAAACCCAGACTTCCCCGAGGCAGAGGGCACTCACACTCCCTGTCCTGCCCTGGAACCTGCAGCTGCCCTGGAGCCCCAGGCGGCTGCTCGAGGTCTCGCTCCACAGTTGGGAGCAAACGGGAGAAGAGGAAACAAATTCTTTATCCAAGATGATGATAGTGGGGAGGAACTCAAGGGTCCGGGAACGGTGCCGCCGGTACCTTCATCCCCTCCTTCATCCCCGTCCTCCCCAACCGCCTTGCCGCCATCAGGCAGGGCAACGAGAGGAGAAGCCTTGTTCGGAGGCTCTGCTGGCAGCAGCAGCGAGCTCGAGCCCTTCAGTCTTTCGTCATTCCCAGACCTCATGGGAGAACTCATCAGTGATGAAGCTCCAGGtgtccctgcccccgccccccagctcTCTCCTGCGCTAAATGCCATCACAGACTTCTCCCCAGAGTGGTCCTACCCAGAG GGCGGGGTCAAGGTGCTCATCACAGGCCCTTGGACAGAGGCCGCAGAGCATTACTCCTGTGTCTTCGATCACATCGCAGTGCCAGCCTCCCTGGTCCAGCCTGGTGTCTTACGCTGCTACTGTCCTG CCCATGAGGTAGGGCTGGTGTCTTTGCAGGTGGCGGGGCGAGAGggccccctctctgcctctgtgctctTTGAGTATCGAGCCCGCCGGTTCCTGTCTCTGCCTAGTACACAGCTCGACTGGTTGTCACTGGATG ACAGCCAGTTCCGGATGTCCATCCTGGAGCGGCTGGAGCAGATGGAGAAGCGGATGGCAGAGATTGCGGCAGCTGGGCAGGCTCCTGGTCAGGGCCCAGAGGCTCCTCCAATTCAG GATGAAGGCCAGGGCCCTGGCTTCGAGGCACGGGTGGTGGTCTTGGTAGAGAGCATGATCCCGCGGTCCACTTGGAGGGGTCCTGAACGGCTGATCCATGGAAGTCCCTTCCGGGGCATGAGCCTCCTACATCTGGCTGCTGCACAGGGCTACGCTCGGCTCATCGAGACTCTGAGCCAGTGGAG GAGTGTGGAAACAGGAAGCTTGGACTTAGAGCAAGAGGTTGACCCGCTCAATGTGGACCATTTCTCTTGCACCCCTCTG ATGTGGGCCTGTGCTCTGGGACACTTAGAAGCTGCTGTGCTTCTTTTCTGTTGGAACCGACAAGCACTGAGCATTCCGGACTCTCTGGGCCGACTCCCCCTGTCTGTGGCTCATTCTCGTGGTCACGTGCGCCTTGCCCGCTGCCTTGAGGAACTGCAGAGACAGGAGCTTTCAGTTGAGCACCCACTCGCTCTATCCCCACCATCCTCTAGCCCAGACACTG GCCTGAGCAGCGCCTCGTCACCCTCCGAGCTGTCAGATGGCACTTTCTCTGTGACATCAGCCTACTCAAGTGCCCCAGATGGCagtcctccccctgctcctccgcTGGCCTCTGACATTTCTATGGAGATGATCCCAGGCCAGCTTTCTTGTGGTGCCCCTGAGACACCCTTACTCCTCATGGACTATGAAGCCACTAACTCCAAAGAACCTGCTCCCTCCCCGTGCGGCCCCCCACTAGCCCAGGACAATGGGGCTGCTCCAGAGGATGCTGACAGCCCACCAGCTGTGGATGTGATCCCG GTGGACATGATCTCACTGGCCAAGCAGATCATCGACGCCACACCAGAGCGGATTAAACGAGAGGACTTCTCAGAGTTCCCTGACGCTGGAGCCTCACCACGGGAGCACACAGGCACCGTGGGGCTCAGTGAGACCATGTCCTGGCTGGCCAGTTACCTGGAGAATGTGGATCATTTCCCCAGCTCAGCTCCTCCCAG TGAGCTGCCCTTTGAACGAGGTCGCCTCGCTATCCCCCCTGCACCTTCCTGGGCAGAGTTCCTCTCTGCATCTACCAGTGGCAAGATGGAAAGTGATTTTGCCCTGCTGACTCTCTCAGATCACGAGCAGCGGGAGCTGTATGAGGCAGCACGAGTCATCCAGACAGCTTTCCGAAAGTACAAG GGTCGGAGGCTGAAGGAGCAGCAGGAGGTAGCCGCAGCGGTGATCCAACGTTGTTATCGGAAGTACAAGCAG TTTGCACTCTATAAGAAAATGACTCAGGCGGCCATCCTGATTCAGAGCAAGTTCCGAAGCTACTATGAACAGAAGCGGTTTCAGCAGAGCCGCCGAGCAGCGGTGCTTATCCAGCAGCACTACCGCTCCTACCGCCGCAGGCCGGGGCCTCCTCACCGGCCCTCAGGCCCCCTTCCTGCTCGAAACAA GGGCACCTTTCTCACCAAGAAGCAAGACCAGGCAGCCCGGAAAATAATGAGGTTCCTGCGGCGCTGCCGACACAG AATgagggaactgaagcagaaccaGGAGCTGGAGGGGCTGCCCCAGCCAGGACTGGCCACCTGA
- the Camta2 gene encoding calmodulin-binding transcription activator 2 isoform X1 produces MGFHPLSIPGHLAEPAQRASSSSHLFLKRAEAQAGARAVEGICTDSPSPRPLRPGVTWPPGTFTMNTKDTTEVAENSHHLKIFLPKKLLECLPRCPLLPPERLRWNTNEEIASYLITFEKHDEWLSCAPKTRPQNGSIILYNRKKVKYRKDGYLWKKRKDGKTTREDHMKLKVQGMEPVSWQCLYGCYVHSSIVPTFHRRCYWLLQNPDIVLVHYLNVPALEDCGKGCSPIFCSISSDRREWLKWSREELLGQLKPMFHGIKWSCGNGAEEFSVEQLVQQILDTHPTKPAPRTHACLCSGGLGSGSLTHKCSSTKHRIISPKVEPRALALASISHSKPPEPPPLIAPLPPELPKAHTSPSSSSSSSSSSGFAEPLEIRPSPPTSRGGSSRGGTAILLLTGLEQRAGGLTPTRHLAPQAEPRPPVSLAVVVGSEPSAPPAPPSPAFDPDRFLNSPQRGQTYGGGQGVNPDFPEAEGTHTPCPALEPAAALEPQAAARGLAPQLGANGRRGNKFFIQDDDSGEELKGPGTVPPVPSSPPSSPSSPTALPPSGRATRGEALFGGSAGSSSELEPFSLSSFPDLMGELISDEAPGVPAPAPQLSPALNAITDFSPEWSYPEGGVKVLITGPWTEAAEHYSCVFDHIAVPASLVQPGVLRCYCPAHEVGLVSLQVAGREGPLSASVLFEYRARRFLSLPSTQLDWLSLDDSQFRMSILERLEQMEKRMAEIAAAGQAPGQGPEAPPIQDEGQGPGFEARVVVLVESMIPRSTWRGPERLIHGSPFRGMSLLHLAAAQGYARLIETLSQWRSVETGSLDLEQEVDPLNVDHFSCTPLMWACALGHLEAAVLLFCWNRQALSIPDSLGRLPLSVAHSRGHVRLARCLEELQRQELSVEHPLALSPPSSSPDTGLSSASSPSELSDGTFSVTSAYSSAPDGSPPPAPPLASDISMEMIPGQLSCGAPETPLLLMDYEATNSKEPAPSPCGPPLAQDNGAAPEDADSPPAVDVIPVDMISLAKQIIDATPERIKREDFSEFPDAGASPREHTGTVGLSETMSWLASYLENVDHFPSSAPPSELPFERGRLAIPPAPSWAEFLSASTSGKMESDFALLTLSDHEQRELYEAARVIQTAFRKYKGRRLKEQQEVAAAVIQRCYRKYKQLTWIALKFALYKKMTQAAILIQSKFRSYYEQKRFQQSRRAAVLIQQHYRSYRRRPGPPHRPSGPLPARNKGTFLTKKQDQAARKIMRFLRRCRHRMRELKQNQELEGLPQPGLAT; encoded by the exons GAGATTGCATCCTACCTGATCACCTTTGAGAAACACGATGAGTGGCTGTCTTGTGCCCCAAAGACAAG GCCTCAGAATGGCTCCATTATCCTCTACAATCGTAAGAAGGTGAAATACCGGAAGGATGGTTACCTTTGGAAGAAACGGAAGGATGGGAAGACTACCCGAgaggaccacatgaaactcaaggtcCAGGGCATGGAG cctgtcTCCTGGCAGTGTCTCTATGGCTGCTACGTTCACTCTTCCATCGTCCCCACATTCCACCGGCGCTGCTATTGGCTGCTCCAG AACCCCGACATCGTCCTTGTGCACTACCTGAACGTCCCAGCCCTGGAGGATTGTGGAAAGGGCTGTAGCCCCATCTTTTGTTCCATCAGTAGCGACCGTCGAGAATGGCTGAAGTGGTCACGTGAGGAGCTCTTGGGACAGCTGAAGCCCATGT TTCATGGCATCAAGTGGAGCTGtgggaatggggcagaggaaTTCTCCGTGGAACAGTTGGTGCAACAGATCTTGGACACCCACCCAACCAAGCCAGCACCCAGAACTCATGCTTGTCTCTGCAGTGGGGGCCTTG GTTCCGGGAGCCTTACCCACAAATGCAGTAGCACGAAACACCGCATCATCTCTCCCAAAGTGGAGCCCCGAGCTTTAGCCCTGGCTTCTATATCCCACTCCAAGCCCCCCGAACCCCCACCACTGATAGCTCCACTTCCTCCAGAGCTCCCCAAGGCACACacctccccatcttcctcctcttcttcctcctcctcctcaggatTTGCAGAACCCCTAGAAATCAGGCCTAGCCCTCCTACCTCTCGAGGGGGTTCATCAAGAGGAGGCACTGCTATCCTCCTCCTAACAGGACTAGAGCAGCGCGCTGGGGGCCTGACACCCACCAGGCACTTGGCTCCGCAGGCTGAGCCTAGACCTCCTGTGAGCTTGGCCGTGGTTGTAGGTTCTGAGCCTTCTGCCCCACCGGCTCCTCCCAGCCCTGCCTTTGACCCTGATCGTTTTCTCAACAGCCCCCAAAGGGGCCAGACATACGGAGGGGGCCAAGGAGTAAACCCAGACTTCCCCGAGGCAGAGGGCACTCACACTCCCTGTCCTGCCCTGGAACCTGCAGCTGCCCTGGAGCCCCAGGCGGCTGCTCGAGGTCTCGCTCCACAGTTGGGAGCAAACGGGAGAAGAGGAAACAAATTCTTTATCCAAGATGATGATAGTGGGGAGGAACTCAAGGGTCCGGGAACGGTGCCGCCGGTACCTTCATCCCCTCCTTCATCCCCGTCCTCCCCAACCGCCTTGCCGCCATCAGGCAGGGCAACGAGAGGAGAAGCCTTGTTCGGAGGCTCTGCTGGCAGCAGCAGCGAGCTCGAGCCCTTCAGTCTTTCGTCATTCCCAGACCTCATGGGAGAACTCATCAGTGATGAAGCTCCAGGtgtccctgcccccgccccccagctcTCTCCTGCGCTAAATGCCATCACAGACTTCTCCCCAGAGTGGTCCTACCCAGAG GGCGGGGTCAAGGTGCTCATCACAGGCCCTTGGACAGAGGCCGCAGAGCATTACTCCTGTGTCTTCGATCACATCGCAGTGCCAGCCTCCCTGGTCCAGCCTGGTGTCTTACGCTGCTACTGTCCTG CCCATGAGGTAGGGCTGGTGTCTTTGCAGGTGGCGGGGCGAGAGggccccctctctgcctctgtgctctTTGAGTATCGAGCCCGCCGGTTCCTGTCTCTGCCTAGTACACAGCTCGACTGGTTGTCACTGGATG ACAGCCAGTTCCGGATGTCCATCCTGGAGCGGCTGGAGCAGATGGAGAAGCGGATGGCAGAGATTGCGGCAGCTGGGCAGGCTCCTGGTCAGGGCCCAGAGGCTCCTCCAATTCAG GATGAAGGCCAGGGCCCTGGCTTCGAGGCACGGGTGGTGGTCTTGGTAGAGAGCATGATCCCGCGGTCCACTTGGAGGGGTCCTGAACGGCTGATCCATGGAAGTCCCTTCCGGGGCATGAGCCTCCTACATCTGGCTGCTGCACAGGGCTACGCTCGGCTCATCGAGACTCTGAGCCAGTGGAG GAGTGTGGAAACAGGAAGCTTGGACTTAGAGCAAGAGGTTGACCCGCTCAATGTGGACCATTTCTCTTGCACCCCTCTG ATGTGGGCCTGTGCTCTGGGACACTTAGAAGCTGCTGTGCTTCTTTTCTGTTGGAACCGACAAGCACTGAGCATTCCGGACTCTCTGGGCCGACTCCCCCTGTCTGTGGCTCATTCTCGTGGTCACGTGCGCCTTGCCCGCTGCCTTGAGGAACTGCAGAGACAGGAGCTTTCAGTTGAGCACCCACTCGCTCTATCCCCACCATCCTCTAGCCCAGACACTG GCCTGAGCAGCGCCTCGTCACCCTCCGAGCTGTCAGATGGCACTTTCTCTGTGACATCAGCCTACTCAAGTGCCCCAGATGGCagtcctccccctgctcctccgcTGGCCTCTGACATTTCTATGGAGATGATCCCAGGCCAGCTTTCTTGTGGTGCCCCTGAGACACCCTTACTCCTCATGGACTATGAAGCCACTAACTCCAAAGAACCTGCTCCCTCCCCGTGCGGCCCCCCACTAGCCCAGGACAATGGGGCTGCTCCAGAGGATGCTGACAGCCCACCAGCTGTGGATGTGATCCCG GTGGACATGATCTCACTGGCCAAGCAGATCATCGACGCCACACCAGAGCGGATTAAACGAGAGGACTTCTCAGAGTTCCCTGACGCTGGAGCCTCACCACGGGAGCACACAGGCACCGTGGGGCTCAGTGAGACCATGTCCTGGCTGGCCAGTTACCTGGAGAATGTGGATCATTTCCCCAGCTCAGCTCCTCCCAG TGAGCTGCCCTTTGAACGAGGTCGCCTCGCTATCCCCCCTGCACCTTCCTGGGCAGAGTTCCTCTCTGCATCTACCAGTGGCAAGATGGAAAGTGATTTTGCCCTGCTGACTCTCTCAGATCACGAGCAGCGGGAGCTGTATGAGGCAGCACGAGTCATCCAGACAGCTTTCCGAAAGTACAAG GGTCGGAGGCTGAAGGAGCAGCAGGAGGTAGCCGCAGCGGTGATCCAACGTTGTTATCGGAAGTACAAGCAG CTGACCTGGATTGCACTTAAG TTTGCACTCTATAAGAAAATGACTCAGGCGGCCATCCTGATTCAGAGCAAGTTCCGAAGCTACTATGAACAGAAGCGGTTTCAGCAGAGCCGCCGAGCAGCGGTGCTTATCCAGCAGCACTACCGCTCCTACCGCCGCAGGCCGGGGCCTCCTCACCGGCCCTCAGGCCCCCTTCCTGCTCGAAACAA GGGCACCTTTCTCACCAAGAAGCAAGACCAGGCAGCCCGGAAAATAATGAGGTTCCTGCGGCGCTGCCGACACAG AATgagggaactgaagcagaaccaGGAGCTGGAGGGGCTGCCCCAGCCAGGACTGGCCACCTGA